A portion of the Gallus gallus isolate bGalGal1 chromosome 16, bGalGal1.mat.broiler.GRCg7b, whole genome shotgun sequence genome contains these proteins:
- the LOC112533592 gene encoding guanine nucleotide-binding protein G(s) subunit alpha isoforms XLas-like isoform X3, translating into MSWAQLGLSGPSRVPVQKEISEIKAVSGRVRPALSKSREVPAERALGTSASSETAVMSQQGDDCNSYFCPVSGEGGAVPCVWEQQPAGCQRSNCAFQRTEGRDGDGPSLLPCERTEPARPQNGAGQRGKRKASAEADASGLPAKRSHAEGQERSAECGTTPKRAVATSLDVPEDSTDIQGLLSWISDVARAVEVPHEHRSSPAPGCFIAELPDYPRDSRELSTDTQAAAGTPTDPFWGLPPSPGLLSELQCGLSPLHPVVPPESVWLSPRLTPLAVTTPPSAQTTQPVEEVQQRQPQGLQAQSPPSLGSVSCPVAEKKSRGSTKRTKRPAPAGTTRKRESSQQEQPTSGAPAKKRKLPAHKETRERKGRRHPQQVKPSGASAGASSRVRAGAASELYMRLCASIQAVHPLGQRVTAVGPVRQPPSVQPQPTPSAGPAALQPQHSATNKAAPAPPRTTAREEDAAKKMAPSCLRPSLQRSSLLWRHPPSRSQLHHRQPRPQHPLHFVGRRRGGRATVPRVLEKSRPITAEQRPKRELMKKLAQEERQRAAHQMKIGPVQFLVQREIDMAVADDYGYL; encoded by the exons AtgagctgggcacagcttggGCTGAGCGGGCCGAGCAG GGTTCCTGTCCAAAAGGAGATTTCAGAGATCAAGGCAGTCTCAGGAAGAGTGAGGCCAGCTCTTTCCAAGAGCAGAGAAGTTCCTGCAGAGAGAGCCCTGGGAACTTCGGCTTCCTCGGAGACAGCGGTCATGTCTCAGCAAGGAGACGACTGCAATTCCTATTTCTGTCCTGTGAGTGGAGAG GGCGGCGCAGTTCCCTGTGTTTGggaacagcagccagcaggctgccagaggTCCAACTGCGCCTTTCAGCGCACAGAGGGACGCGACGGGGACGGACCGTCCTTACTGCCATGCGAAA GGACGGAGCCTGCGCGTCCACAGAATGGTGCGGGGCAACGGGGAAAACGGAAAGCCTCCGCAG AAGCTGATGCAAGCGGCCTTCCAGCAAAGCGCAGCCATGCGGAAGGCCAGGAGAGGAGCGCAGAGTGTGGCACAACACCCAAGAGAG CAGTGGCGACCAGCTTGGATGTGCCGGAGGACAGCACGGACATTCAGGGTTTGCTCTCTTGGATCAGTG ATGTGGCAAGAGCTGTTGAGGTCCCCCACGAGCACCgcagcagccctgccccaggATGCTTCATCGCTGAGCTCCCTGACTACCCCAGGGAcagcagagagctcagcacagacacacaggCTGCCGCCGGGACCCCCACCGATCCCTTCTGGGGACTTCCACCATCCCCTGGGCTCCTGTCTGAGCTGCAGTGTGGACTGTCTCCGCTGCACCCCGTCGTGCCACCAGAGAGTGTCTGGCTCAGTCCACGGCTGACTCCCCTGGCTGTAACCACACCTCCCTCAGCCCAAACCACACAGCCTGTCGAGGAGGTGCAGCAAAGGCAGCCCCAGGGGCTTCAGGCTCAGTCACCACCATCACTGGGCTCTGTCTCCTGCCCGgtggcagaaaagaaaagcaggggCAGCACCAAGCGGACCAAGCGCCCCGCGCCTGCTGGCACCACGCGGAAAAGGGAGagctcccagcaggagcagcccacCAGCGGTGCTCCAGCCAAGAAGAGGAAGCTGCCAGCACACAaggaaacaagagaaagaaaaggccGCAGACACCCTCAGCAAGTGAAGCCGTCTGGGGCCAGCgcaggagccagcagcagagTGCGAGCGGGTGCTGCCAGTGAGCTGTACATGCGCTTGTGTGCATCCATCCAGGCCGTGCACCCGCTGGGGCAGAGGGTGACTGCGGTGGGGCCGGTGCGCCAGCCACCCTCTGTGCAGCCCCAACCCACACCCAGCGCTGGCCcagctgccctccagccccaACACAGTGCCACAAACAAGGCAGCGCCAGCACCACCACGCACCACGGCGCGAGAGGAGGACGCAGCCAAGAAGATGGCACCGAGCTGCCTGCGTCCATCCCTGCAGAGGAGCTCACTGCTGTGGAGGCACCCACCATCACGATCACAGCTGCACCACCGGCAGCCTCGGCCACAGCACCCCTTGCACTTCGTGGGGCGCCGGCGGGGTGGCCGTGCCACAGTGCCCAGAGTGCTGGAAAAGTCGCGGCCCATCACAGCCGAGCAGCGGCCCAAGCGGGAGCTCATGAAGAAGCTGGCCCAGGAGGAGCGGCAGCGGGCGGCCCACCAGATGAAGATCGGCCCCGTGCAGTTCCTGGTGCAGCGGGAGATAGACATGGCCGTAGCCGACGACTACGGCTACCTGTAA
- the LOC112533592 gene encoding guanine nucleotide-binding protein G(s) subunit alpha isoforms XLas-like isoform X1 has product MSWAQLGLSGPSRVPVQKEISEIKAVSGRVRPALSKSREVPAERALGTSASSETAVMSQQGDDCNSYFCPVSGEQGGAVPCVWEQQPAGCQRSNCAFQRTEGRDGDGPSLLPCERTEPARPQNGAGQRGKRKASAEADASGLPAKRSHAEGQERSAECGTTPKRAVATSLDVPEDSTDIQGLLSWISDVARAVEVPHEHRSSPAPGCFIAELPDYPRDSRELSTDTQAAAGTPTDPFWGLPPSPGLLSELQCGLSPLHPVVPPESVWLSPRLTPLAVTTPPSAQTTQPVEEVQQRQPQGLQAQSPPSLGSVSCPVAEKKSRGSTKRTKRPAPAGTTRKRESSQQEQPTSGAPAKKRKLPAHKETRERKGRRHPQQVKPSGASAGASSRVRAGAASELYMRLCASIQAVHPLGQRVTAVGPVRQPPSVQPQPTPSAGPAALQPQHSATNKAAPAPPRTTAREEDAAKKMAPSCLRPSLQRSSLLWRHPPSRSQLHHRQPRPQHPLHFVGRRRGGRATVPRVLEKSRPITAEQRPKRELMKKLAQEERQRAAHQMKIGPVQFLVQREIDMAVADDYGYL; this is encoded by the exons AtgagctgggcacagcttggGCTGAGCGGGCCGAGCAG GGTTCCTGTCCAAAAGGAGATTTCAGAGATCAAGGCAGTCTCAGGAAGAGTGAGGCCAGCTCTTTCCAAGAGCAGAGAAGTTCCTGCAGAGAGAGCCCTGGGAACTTCGGCTTCCTCGGAGACAGCGGTCATGTCTCAGCAAGGAGACGACTGCAATTCCTATTTCTGTCCTGTGAGTGGAGAG caGGGCGGCGCAGTTCCCTGTGTTTGggaacagcagccagcaggctgccagaggTCCAACTGCGCCTTTCAGCGCACAGAGGGACGCGACGGGGACGGACCGTCCTTACTGCCATGCGAAA GGACGGAGCCTGCGCGTCCACAGAATGGTGCGGGGCAACGGGGAAAACGGAAAGCCTCCGCAG AAGCTGATGCAAGCGGCCTTCCAGCAAAGCGCAGCCATGCGGAAGGCCAGGAGAGGAGCGCAGAGTGTGGCACAACACCCAAGAGAG CAGTGGCGACCAGCTTGGATGTGCCGGAGGACAGCACGGACATTCAGGGTTTGCTCTCTTGGATCAGTG ATGTGGCAAGAGCTGTTGAGGTCCCCCACGAGCACCgcagcagccctgccccaggATGCTTCATCGCTGAGCTCCCTGACTACCCCAGGGAcagcagagagctcagcacagacacacaggCTGCCGCCGGGACCCCCACCGATCCCTTCTGGGGACTTCCACCATCCCCTGGGCTCCTGTCTGAGCTGCAGTGTGGACTGTCTCCGCTGCACCCCGTCGTGCCACCAGAGAGTGTCTGGCTCAGTCCACGGCTGACTCCCCTGGCTGTAACCACACCTCCCTCAGCCCAAACCACACAGCCTGTCGAGGAGGTGCAGCAAAGGCAGCCCCAGGGGCTTCAGGCTCAGTCACCACCATCACTGGGCTCTGTCTCCTGCCCGgtggcagaaaagaaaagcaggggCAGCACCAAGCGGACCAAGCGCCCCGCGCCTGCTGGCACCACGCGGAAAAGGGAGagctcccagcaggagcagcccacCAGCGGTGCTCCAGCCAAGAAGAGGAAGCTGCCAGCACACAaggaaacaagagaaagaaaaggccGCAGACACCCTCAGCAAGTGAAGCCGTCTGGGGCCAGCgcaggagccagcagcagagTGCGAGCGGGTGCTGCCAGTGAGCTGTACATGCGCTTGTGTGCATCCATCCAGGCCGTGCACCCGCTGGGGCAGAGGGTGACTGCGGTGGGGCCGGTGCGCCAGCCACCCTCTGTGCAGCCCCAACCCACACCCAGCGCTGGCCcagctgccctccagccccaACACAGTGCCACAAACAAGGCAGCGCCAGCACCACCACGCACCACGGCGCGAGAGGAGGACGCAGCCAAGAAGATGGCACCGAGCTGCCTGCGTCCATCCCTGCAGAGGAGCTCACTGCTGTGGAGGCACCCACCATCACGATCACAGCTGCACCACCGGCAGCCTCGGCCACAGCACCCCTTGCACTTCGTGGGGCGCCGGCGGGGTGGCCGTGCCACAGTGCCCAGAGTGCTGGAAAAGTCGCGGCCCATCACAGCCGAGCAGCGGCCCAAGCGGGAGCTCATGAAGAAGCTGGCCCAGGAGGAGCGGCAGCGGGCGGCCCACCAGATGAAGATCGGCCCCGTGCAGTTCCTGGTGCAGCGGGAGATAGACATGGCCGTAGCCGACGACTACGGCTACCTGTAA
- the LOC112533592 gene encoding guanine nucleotide-binding protein G(s) subunit alpha isoforms XLas-like isoform X2, which yields MSWAQLGLSGPSRVPVQKEISEIKAVSGRVRPALSKSREVPAERALGTSASSETAVMSQQGDDCNSYFCPVSGEQGGAVPCVWEQQPAGCQRSNCAFQRTEGRDGDGPSLLPCERTEPARPQNGAGQRGKRKASAEADASGLPAKRSHAEGQERSAECGTTPKRAVATSLDVPEDSTDIQGLLSWISDVARAVEVPHEHRSSPAPGCFIAELPDYPRDSRELSTDTQAAAGTPTDPFWGLPPSPGLLSELQCGLSPLHPVVPPESVWLSPRLTPLAVTTPPSAQTTQPVEEVQQRQPQGLQAQSPPSLGSVSCPVAEKKSRGSTKRTKRPAPAGTTRKRESSQQEQPTSGAPAKKRKLPAHKETRERKGRRHPQQVKPSGASAGASSRVRAGAASELYMRLCASIQAVHPLGQRVTAVGPVRQPPSVQPQPTPSAGPAALQPQHSATNKAAPAPPRTTAREEDAAKKMAPSCLRPSLQRSSLLWRHPPSRSQLHHRQPRPQHPLHFVGRRRGGRATVPRVLEKSRPITAEQRPKRELMKKLAQEERQRAAHQMKIGPVQFLVQREIDMAVADDYGYL from the exons GGTTCCTGTCCAAAAGGAGATTTCAGAGATCAAGGCAGTCTCAGGAAGAGTGAGGCCAGCTCTTTCCAAGAGCAGAGAAGTTCCTGCAGAGAGAGCCCTGGGAACTTCGGCTTCCTCGGAGACAGCGGTCATGTCTCAGCAAGGAGACGACTGCAATTCCTATTTCTGTCCTGTGAGTGGAGAG caGGGCGGCGCAGTTCCCTGTGTTTGggaacagcagccagcaggctgccagaggTCCAACTGCGCCTTTCAGCGCACAGAGGGACGCGACGGGGACGGACCGTCCTTACTGCCATGCGAAA GGACGGAGCCTGCGCGTCCACAGAATGGTGCGGGGCAACGGGGAAAACGGAAAGCCTCCGCAG AAGCTGATGCAAGCGGCCTTCCAGCAAAGCGCAGCCATGCGGAAGGCCAGGAGAGGAGCGCAGAGTGTGGCACAACACCCAAGAGAG CAGTGGCGACCAGCTTGGATGTGCCGGAGGACAGCACGGACATTCAGGGTTTGCTCTCTTGGATCAGTG ATGTGGCAAGAGCTGTTGAGGTCCCCCACGAGCACCgcagcagccctgccccaggATGCTTCATCGCTGAGCTCCCTGACTACCCCAGGGAcagcagagagctcagcacagacacacaggCTGCCGCCGGGACCCCCACCGATCCCTTCTGGGGACTTCCACCATCCCCTGGGCTCCTGTCTGAGCTGCAGTGTGGACTGTCTCCGCTGCACCCCGTCGTGCCACCAGAGAGTGTCTGGCTCAGTCCACGGCTGACTCCCCTGGCTGTAACCACACCTCCCTCAGCCCAAACCACACAGCCTGTCGAGGAGGTGCAGCAAAGGCAGCCCCAGGGGCTTCAGGCTCAGTCACCACCATCACTGGGCTCTGTCTCCTGCCCGgtggcagaaaagaaaagcaggggCAGCACCAAGCGGACCAAGCGCCCCGCGCCTGCTGGCACCACGCGGAAAAGGGAGagctcccagcaggagcagcccacCAGCGGTGCTCCAGCCAAGAAGAGGAAGCTGCCAGCACACAaggaaacaagagaaagaaaaggccGCAGACACCCTCAGCAAGTGAAGCCGTCTGGGGCCAGCgcaggagccagcagcagagTGCGAGCGGGTGCTGCCAGTGAGCTGTACATGCGCTTGTGTGCATCCATCCAGGCCGTGCACCCGCTGGGGCAGAGGGTGACTGCGGTGGGGCCGGTGCGCCAGCCACCCTCTGTGCAGCCCCAACCCACACCCAGCGCTGGCCcagctgccctccagccccaACACAGTGCCACAAACAAGGCAGCGCCAGCACCACCACGCACCACGGCGCGAGAGGAGGACGCAGCCAAGAAGATGGCACCGAGCTGCCTGCGTCCATCCCTGCAGAGGAGCTCACTGCTGTGGAGGCACCCACCATCACGATCACAGCTGCACCACCGGCAGCCTCGGCCACAGCACCCCTTGCACTTCGTGGGGCGCCGGCGGGGTGGCCGTGCCACAGTGCCCAGAGTGCTGGAAAAGTCGCGGCCCATCACAGCCGAGCAGCGGCCCAAGCGGGAGCTCATGAAGAAGCTGGCCCAGGAGGAGCGGCAGCGGGCGGCCCACCAGATGAAGATCGGCCCCGTGCAGTTCCTGGTGCAGCGGGAGATAGACATGGCCGTAGCCGACGACTACGGCTACCTGTAA